The following coding sequences are from one Hymenobacter sp. DG25A window:
- a CDS encoding TrmH family RNA methyltransferase, with amino-acid sequence MISKAVAKYVHSLQQKKYRLRSGAFLVEGGKNVCELLSSGLLTERLFVTAEFADKNAHLLPKGVPTELATEEELTKLGTLATNNTALAVARIPEETPLQAASNQLLLALDQVRDPGNLGTLIRLADWYGLAGVVCSDTCTDPWSPKTVSATMGSFGRVAIWQRDLPAWLDALPSDLPRYGAHLEGDNVHRLSLTPGGVLIMGSESHGPRPEVLDRLTQRLFIPGAGGAESLNVAVSAAILLDNFHRHL; translated from the coding sequence ATGATTTCAAAAGCAGTTGCCAAGTACGTGCATTCTTTGCAGCAGAAGAAATATCGACTGCGTAGCGGTGCCTTTCTGGTAGAAGGCGGCAAGAACGTATGCGAGTTGCTAAGTTCAGGACTTCTAACGGAACGACTGTTTGTTACGGCGGAATTTGCCGACAAAAATGCGCATTTGCTGCCGAAGGGCGTACCCACTGAGCTGGCCACGGAAGAGGAGCTGACCAAATTAGGCACCCTGGCCACCAACAATACGGCGCTGGCCGTAGCCCGCATTCCCGAAGAAACCCCGCTGCAGGCCGCCTCCAACCAGCTCCTGCTGGCCCTGGACCAGGTGCGCGACCCTGGCAACCTGGGCACCCTAATCCGCCTGGCCGACTGGTACGGCCTGGCTGGCGTGGTGTGCTCCGATACCTGCACTGACCCTTGGTCGCCGAAAACCGTGTCTGCTACTATGGGCTCTTTCGGCCGGGTGGCCATCTGGCAGCGCGACCTGCCCGCGTGGCTGGACGCTTTGCCGTCCGACCTTCCGCGCTACGGCGCGCACCTGGAAGGAGACAATGTGCATCGCCTCAGCTTAACCCCCGGCGGCGTACTCATTATGGGCAGCGAATCGCACGGGCCCCGGCCGGAGGTGCTGGACCGGCTGACGCAGCGCTTATTCATCCCCGGGGCGGGCGGGGCCGAGAGCCTGAACGTAGCCGTTTCAGCCGCTATTCTGCTGGATAATTTTCACCGCCACTTGTAG
- a CDS encoding BamA/TamA family outer membrane protein yields the protein MTGGSLFPACSPTRLLLPGQNLLYKIKLEGVQQADADRLQNLYQQKPNNRFPIPKLAIYQLGQYFYKPDALKRELQDERTRYDSLILKAGRDSVAVGKLLIKRERHTRRHQLALSEGNALMRLGEAPVVYDSTLTERTTEQLSTFLKSQGFFRSSVSARDAVKDRRVTVTYKVTENQPFRYTQLDYDIADSAVAKVVLENQKQALIHKGDQYSEEAIGLERARLEKLLKNAGYYDFRQQYITLEADTSYAPGTVRLRTLIANPGPGQQHQIYTIRHVSFLTDAGAIRFGVRRDTLVRDSIYFLAYKHRFSTKVLNQRVEVRPGSVYSLNNTQTTQRQLADLDMFRFNTVSYQKVAGDSASGLHRLDAVVNASPQKKFQETTELGGTVVANLPGPFGNFRLKARNVFGGAEVLEIGLRAGLEGQFPLVAPSEESKFSTSRTTQLGANLSLVLPQFLVPWRTNRFLTRYNPKTRISTSFTYVDRPEYTRTNLEASYDYIWQRNVFQQYVVTVQNISLVNSRLDQEYRNALLKLPNNAALLRSFGSLLIPSANATSYYNSNDFNQTRDARSFRATAELGGVGRRIYTRPGSTDNSGTEAETTVGGVLVLDYARFNADFRRYHKLTSQSYFVWRLNGGLAHALTPTRLTAEDGTSTSPYIIPYDKYFFGGGGTSLRAWRPRRLGPGSYTSVLTKEGVVQLDSRGKPIQDENVEQPGELLLEGSAEYRFPLYDYLDGALFTDFGNVWSLQKNDPRPGAQFDPGRFYKEFAVSSGIGFRFDFTFLIIRLDIATKIYDPTAVDGDEWAINRFAIWRKKDKPWQNTPTLNVGIGYPF from the coding sequence TTGACCGGAGGCAGCCTGTTTCCGGCCTGCTCTCCTACCCGGCTGCTGCTCCCGGGGCAAAACCTGCTGTATAAGATAAAGCTGGAAGGCGTGCAGCAGGCCGATGCTGACCGCCTGCAAAACCTGTATCAGCAGAAGCCCAACAACCGGTTTCCCATCCCAAAGCTAGCAATCTACCAGCTAGGGCAGTATTTCTATAAGCCCGACGCGCTTAAGCGGGAGCTGCAGGACGAGCGGACCAGGTACGACTCCCTTATCCTGAAGGCGGGCCGCGACTCCGTGGCCGTAGGAAAGCTGCTGATTAAGCGCGAGCGGCACACGCGCCGTCACCAGCTGGCTCTCAGCGAAGGCAATGCCCTGATGCGCTTGGGCGAGGCGCCCGTAGTGTACGACTCTACCCTCACGGAACGCACTACCGAGCAGCTGAGCACATTTTTGAAGTCGCAGGGATTTTTCCGAAGCTCCGTAAGTGCGCGGGATGCGGTGAAGGACCGGCGCGTAACGGTGACGTATAAGGTCACCGAAAACCAGCCGTTCCGTTATACCCAGCTGGATTATGACATTGCCGACTCGGCGGTAGCCAAGGTGGTGCTGGAAAACCAGAAACAGGCCCTTATTCATAAAGGCGACCAGTACAGCGAGGAAGCCATTGGCCTGGAAAGGGCCCGGCTGGAAAAACTGCTGAAGAATGCAGGCTATTACGATTTTCGGCAGCAGTACATTACCCTGGAGGCCGATACCAGCTATGCGCCCGGCACCGTGCGCCTGCGCACTCTCATTGCCAACCCCGGCCCCGGCCAGCAGCATCAGATTTACACCATCCGGCATGTGAGTTTCCTGACCGATGCCGGAGCCATCCGGTTTGGCGTGAGGCGCGACACGCTGGTGCGCGACTCTATCTACTTCCTGGCGTACAAGCACCGCTTCAGCACCAAAGTGCTGAATCAGCGGGTGGAAGTGCGGCCGGGCTCGGTGTACAGCCTCAACAACACGCAAACCACCCAGCGCCAGCTCGCCGACCTGGATATGTTCCGGTTTAACACGGTGAGCTACCAGAAAGTAGCCGGCGACTCTGCCAGTGGCCTGCACCGCCTGGATGCGGTAGTAAACGCCTCCCCGCAGAAGAAATTCCAGGAAACCACGGAGCTGGGGGGCACTGTAGTAGCCAACCTGCCGGGCCCGTTCGGCAACTTCCGGCTCAAAGCCCGCAACGTATTTGGCGGAGCCGAAGTCCTGGAAATTGGCCTGCGGGCCGGCCTGGAAGGCCAGTTTCCTCTGGTAGCACCCAGTGAGGAATCCAAGTTTTCTACCTCTCGTACTACCCAGCTGGGTGCCAATCTCAGCCTGGTTTTACCGCAGTTTCTGGTACCCTGGCGCACCAACCGGTTCCTGACCCGCTACAACCCCAAAACGCGCATCTCTACCAGCTTCACGTATGTAGACCGGCCCGAATATACGCGCACCAACCTGGAGGCCAGCTACGACTACATCTGGCAGCGCAACGTATTTCAGCAGTATGTAGTCACGGTGCAGAACATCAGCCTGGTGAACAGCCGTCTGGATCAGGAATATAGGAACGCCCTGCTGAAACTCCCCAACAATGCTGCCCTCCTGCGCAGCTTTGGTAGCCTGCTGATACCCAGCGCCAACGCTACTTCCTACTACAACAGCAACGACTTTAACCAAACCCGCGACGCACGCTCCTTCCGGGCTACCGCAGAATTAGGCGGCGTGGGTCGGCGCATCTACACGCGCCCCGGTTCCACCGACAATTCAGGCACGGAAGCAGAAACCACCGTTGGCGGCGTACTAGTGCTGGATTACGCCCGCTTCAACGCTGATTTCCGTCGCTACCACAAGCTCACGTCCCAGTCCTACTTTGTGTGGCGCTTAAATGGTGGCCTGGCCCACGCCCTTACACCTACGCGCCTTACCGCTGAGGATGGCACTTCCACTTCACCTTACATTATACCCTACGACAAGTATTTCTTCGGCGGAGGCGGTACCAGCCTGCGTGCCTGGCGCCCTCGCCGGCTCGGCCCCGGTTCCTACACTTCCGTGCTGACGAAAGAAGGCGTAGTGCAGTTGGACAGCCGTGGCAAGCCAATTCAGGATGAGAATGTGGAGCAGCCCGGGGAGCTTTTGCTCGAAGGCAGCGCCGAGTATCGTTTCCCTTTGTATGATTACCTGGATGGCGCCCTGTTCACCGACTTCGGCAATGTATGGTCCTTGCAGAAGAACGACCCCCGGCCCGGGGCGCAGTTTGACCCTGGCCGCTTTTACAAAGAGTTTGCGGTGAGCAGCGGTATCGGCTTCCGGTTCGACTTCACTTTCCTGATTATCCGCCTGGATATTGCCACCAAAATCTATGACCCCACGGCCGTAGACGGCGACGAGTGGGCCATTAACCGCTTCGCCATCTGGCGCAAAAAAGACAAGCCCTGGCAAAACACGCCTACGCTGAACGTAGGTATCGGCTATCCTTTCTAA